TCTTGTCAGGCAGATACGGATTGCCCGGTATCCCAGTGCCGGGTTCTCTTCTTTGTCAAGTCCAAAGTAATCCACCTGCTTGTCTGCTCCGATATCCAGGGTACGGATAATGACCTTTTTGCCTGCCATATTTTCTGCAACCTGTTTGTATACCTGGAACTGCTGTTCTTCGGTCGGGAAATCTTCGCTTTCCAGATACAGGAACTCACTTCGGAAAAGTCCGATCCCTCCTGCATCATTTTTAAGTACGGCGCCCACATCGGAAAGATTACCGATATTCGCATAGACATTGATCTTCTGTCCGGAAAGGGTGACATTCTCTTTGCCCTTCAGTTCTTCCAGAAGTGTTTTCTGTCTGCGGTCTTCTTCGCGCTTTTCAGTCATGGCCTTCATGGTCTCTTCATCCGGATCAATGTAGATGGTCCCGGTAAAGCCGTCGATGGCTGCCATATGTCCGTCATATTCTTTTGCAAGCCCTTCTCCCAGACCAATAACGGCCGGGATGTTCATGGTCCTTGCAAGGATTGCCGTATGGGAATTTGCTGATCCGTACATGGTTGCAAATGCAAGCACTTTGGACTTGTCAAGCTGAACAGTCTCACTCGGTACCAGATCATCTGCTGCCACGATCACCGGTTCATCTGCCACAACACCACTTTCCCCGGCATCCGAAAGGATACCGAGAAGTCGGTCCGATACATCTTTTACATCGGCCGCACGTCCCTGCATGTAAGCATCATCCATAGATGCAAACATCTGGGAGAAGTTATCTCCTGTTGTCGCAACAGCATACTCTGCGTTGACTTCCTGGGTGGTAATAATATTCTTAATCGAATCCACATAATCCAGATCCATCAGCATCATCTGATGTACTTCAAAAATTGCCGCATTGGCTTCTCCTACATCTTCCATTGCCTTGTCATACAACTCACCGAGCTGTGCGATCGCAGTCTCCTGGGCATCCTCAAAACGTGCCGCCTCTGCTTCGGTATCCTCTACATGATACCGTCTTACCTGCTTTTCCTGTCTTTTATAGAAAGCAATCTTCCCGATGGCTACGCCACCAAAAACACTTTTACCACTTAGTGTAATCATAATCCTACAGATTCTCCTCTAATACTTTCTGGATTTCGGCGATTGCGTCTTCTTCGTCTTCGCCTTCAGCTGTGATGATAACCTCATTTCCTTTTTTTACGCCAAGACTCATAACTGCCATAATGCTCTTTGCATTGACTTCACGTGTATCTCCTGCTTTTTTGATCTTAATATCTGAAGTTTTTTTCGCAATTGCTTTTACCAGAATTCCTGCCGGTCTTGCGTGGATTCCCTGTGCATCTGTTACTACATACTTAAATTCTTTCATGATAAATTCTCCTCGTCTTTTTCTTTCATTTTTAGTTTACTTTTTTTACAGCGTTTTGCTTGCCAAAGCGCCGCCATTATTAAAACAGCTTTCGCTATTCTACTGTATCTACAGCAAATAGTGGATCGCCGGCTTTAACTTCTCCCGTTGCAAGGAGACGTACTTTCTGATTCTCTCCCAGTTCTGTACAAAGTACCGGTGAACAAAGAGACGGTGCATGCGAAGTCAGGAATGGAATATCGATCTTCATAAGCGGATCCCCCTTCTTCACTTTCTGACCATTTTCTACAAATACTTCAAATCCTTCACCGTTCAGAGATACGGTATCAATACCGATGTGAAGCAGCATGCCAAGTCCGCTTTCTGTCTGGAACCCAAGTGCATGCTTTGTTTCAAATACGAAAAGCACTTCTCCATCTTCCGGTGCGCAGATCACAGCATCTTCCGGTGTAACAACAGCTCCGTCACCCATCATTTTTCCTGCAAATCCTTCATCCGGACAGGTTGTAATATCGCCTGCCATACCGGTGATCGGACTGGATACAACAATTGTATTTACCACTTTTTCCTGGGTTTCATTATTTTCATTTACAGTATCTGTATTTTCTTCAACTGAATTCTCTTCTGACACAGCAGCGCTCTCATAATATTCATCCGGAGCTGTTTCCAGATAATCTTCCAGTTTAGACTTAATCACAGTTACCTGCGGACCATAAATGATCTGGACACCCTGTCCCTTTTTCACGATTCCTCTGGAACCTGTTGTCTTGATGATCTCATCATTTACGCGGGCTGCGTCATGAACTGTGATACGAAGTCTTGTTGCACAACAATCCACATCACTGATATTTTTCTTTCCGCCAAGCCCCTGTGTGATTGCCTCACTTACCGAATCTGCGGTCCCTGTATTCCCTGCTGTTTCTTTTCCTGCTTCTTTTCTGGCATTTACATCTGCCTTTGTATATAATTTTGTCTCTGTATCATCATCTTCACGTCCCGGTGTCTTGAAGTTAAACTTTTTGATCAGGAAACTGAAGATAAAGTAATACAGGAAGAAATAAATAATTCCAACCGGAATGATCCGAAGCCAGCTTGTCTTTGCATTTCCCTGCAGGATACCGAAAAGGAACAGATCCAGAAAACCACCAGAGAAGGTAAGTCCTACTGCTATATTCAGGATATGCGCGATCATGTAAGCAGAACCTGCAAGCACTACCTGTACAGCAAAAAGTGCCGGTGCAACAAAAAGAAATGAGAATTCCAGCGGCTCTGTAATACCCGTCATCATGCAGGCAAGTGTTGCAGAAAGT
The sequence above is drawn from the Coprococcus comes ATCC 27758 genome and encodes:
- the ptsP gene encoding phosphoenolpyruvate--protein phosphotransferase — protein: MITLSGKSVFGGVAIGKIAFYKRQEKQVRRYHVEDTEAEAARFEDAQETAIAQLGELYDKAMEDVGEANAAIFEVHQMMLMDLDYVDSIKNIITTQEVNAEYAVATTGDNFSQMFASMDDAYMQGRAADVKDVSDRLLGILSDAGESGVVADEPVIVAADDLVPSETVQLDKSKVLAFATMYGSANSHTAILARTMNIPAVIGLGEGLAKEYDGHMAAIDGFTGTIYIDPDEETMKAMTEKREEDRRQKTLLEELKGKENVTLSGQKINVYANIGNLSDVGAVLKNDAGGIGLFRSEFLYLESEDFPTEEQQFQVYKQVAENMAGKKVIIRTLDIGADKQVDYFGLDKEENPALGYRAIRICLTRPEIFKTQLRALYRASAYGQIAIMFPMIISVKEVKQIKVIIEEVKEELREAQIPFREDVELGIMIETPAAVMMSRELAKEVDFFSVGTNDLTQYTLAIDRQNQKLDAFYDPHHPAVLAMIRMAAENAHAEGKWIGICGELGADLELTEEFLSMGLDELSVSPAMVLPLRKKIRETK
- a CDS encoding HPr family phosphocarrier protein, which translates into the protein MKEFKYVVTDAQGIHARPAGILVKAIAKKTSDIKIKKAGDTREVNAKSIMAVMSLGVKKGNEVIITAEGEDEEDAIAEIQKVLEENL
- a CDS encoding PTS transporter subunit IIABC encodes the protein MKDKIFGVLQRVGRSFMLPIAILPVAGLLLGFGSSFTNATTIQTYGLEKILGDGTILNSLLIIMNKVGSAVFDNLPLIFAVGVAIGMAKKEKEVAALSALIAFFVMNVAINAMLVITGEITADGTIASNVLEGTITSVCGIQSLQMGVFGGIIVGLGVAALHNRFHKIVLPNALSFFGGSRFVPIISTLVYMFVGIGMYFAWPVVQNGIYALGGLVTGSGYLGTLIFGIIKRALIPFGLHHVFYMPFWQTAVGGTMEVAGQMVQGGQNIFFAQLADSANIAHFSADATRYFSGEFIFMIFGLPGAALAMYRCAKPEKKKQAGGLLLSATLACMMTGITEPLEFSFLFVAPALFAVQVVLAGSAYMIAHILNIAVGLTFSGGFLDLFLFGILQGNAKTSWLRIIPVGIIYFFLYYFIFSFLIKKFNFKTPGREDDDTETKLYTKADVNARKEAGKETAGNTGTADSVSEAITQGLGGKKNISDVDCCATRLRITVHDAARVNDEIIKTTGSRGIVKKGQGVQIIYGPQVTVIKSKLEDYLETAPDEYYESAAVSEENSVEENTDTVNENNETQEKVVNTIVVSSPITGMAGDITTCPDEGFAGKMMGDGAVVTPEDAVICAPEDGEVLFVFETKHALGFQTESGLGMLLHIGIDTVSLNGEGFEVFVENGQKVKKGDPLMKIDIPFLTSHAPSLCSPVLCTELGENQKVRLLATGEVKAGDPLFAVDTVE